The window TATAGAATTCAAATCCGGGCAAACTATAATTGAAGCTGCCAACGATAATGGAATTGATATTCCACATTTCTGCTGGCATCCGGCACTTTCAGTTTCCGGCAATTGCAGAATGTGTTTAGTTGAAGTTGAGAAGATGCCAAAGCTGGTAATTGCATGCTCAACTCTTGCTGCTGATGGAATGGTTGTTCAGGTTGATTCAGAAAAAGCAATTCAAGCACGTAATGCAGTAATGGAATTTATCCTTATAAATCACCCACTCGATTGTCCAATCTGCGATGAAGCCGGTGAATGTAAACTTCAGGATTATGCTTATTCCCACAGCAATGGCGAAAGTCGGTTTGATGAAGAGAAAGTTCATAAAGAGAAACGAGTTGAACTAGGTCCGTTTGTAATGTTCGATGCAGAACGTTGTATATCATGCTCTCGGTGTATCCGCTTTTGTGATGAAATTGCCAAAGATAATGAGCTGACATTTGTTAATCGTGGTGATAGAGTTACCATCGTTCCATTCCCCGGTGAAAAATTAGATAATCCTTACTCACTGAATGTTACGGATATCTGTCCTGTTGGTGCTTTAACAAATCGGGATTTTAGATTTAAAGCCCGGATCTGGGATATGTCTAAAACGAATTCTATTTGTACTGGATGTTCCCGCGGATGCAATGATGAAATTTGGGTACGTAATAATGAAATTTTACGATTGACCCCAAGATACAACCAGGATGTAAACAGTTACTGGATGTGCGATCATGGAAGATTGAATACTTTTAAATTTGTTAATGCGGAAAATAGAATCGATGGACCATATCTAAAAAAAGATGGTGTGTTAAGCAGGGTAGGATATGATGAAGCGATTGCAAATACTGTTCGACAATTGAAATCTTTTAAACCAAGCGAAATTGCATTTTTAGGATCTGCATTTGCAACCTGTGAAGATAATTTTGTATTCGCAAAGTTGGCAAGAGTGGTTAACGGTGGAAAGGAACTGGATTTTGTTCAGCACATTTCAATAGGTAAAGGAGATGATATTTTAATTAGAGTAGATAAAACACCAAATGCTTTGGGTGCTGAACTAGTTGGAATAAAACCTATTTCTGTTGGATTAGATTTTGAAAAATTTATTTCTGCAATTGAAAATGGTAGAATAAAAGCTCTGTATTGTCTTGAAGATGATATCGTTTCTATAAATAGCAGTTACGCT of the Ignavibacteriales bacterium genome contains:
- a CDS encoding 2Fe-2S iron-sulfur cluster-binding protein, producing the protein MPKLTLNNKDIEFKSGQTIIEAANDNGIDIPHFCWHPALSVSGNCRMCLVEVEKMPKLVIACSTLAADGMVVQVDSEKAIQARNAVMEFILINHPLDCPICDEAGECKLQDYAYSHSNGESRFDEEKVHKEKRVELGPFVMFDAERCISCSRCIRFCDEIAKDNELTFVNRGDRVTIVPFPGEKLDNPYSLNVTDICPVGALTNRDFRFKARIWDMSKTNSICTGCSRGCNDEIWVRNNEILRLTPRYNQDVNSYWMCDHGRLNTFKFVNAENRIDGPYLKKDGVLSRVGYDEAIANTVRQLKSFKPSEIAFLGSAFATCEDNFVFAKLARVVNGGKELDFVQHISIGKGDDILIRVDKTPNALGAELVGIKPISVGLDFEKFISAIENGRIKALYCLEDDIVSINSSYAGALSKLELLIVHSTNKNKTTKLADIVFPASTFAEKNGTMVNFQGKVQRIRPAVSTVDMDRSVDGMSLSRLDKFGTEFDRWNQSRKVDARASWKIIQSIASLMGLKIKYNMAEEVFEEISKSISAFHDLDYDVIGELGVSVKTKPELV